Sequence from the Equus asinus isolate D_3611 breed Donkey chromosome 5, EquAss-T2T_v2, whole genome shotgun sequence genome:
CGGGACCTCCTGACCTTGCATTGCCTGCCCTCCCCAGAGCCAGGGGCTTGGGCCCCTCTGCCCTGATTGCCCACTACCCAGAGCCCCTCTAACCAAGGGCTGGACTTCAGGGGAGGGGGACAGGAACTAGAGACAGCCctgtcctcaaagagcttacaatcTGATGGGGGAGGCACAGTCCGCAGGGAGCCCCAGGCTGATgcgagagacagagacacagaaacaccacacacacaaggTCCCAGGATGGGCACGGGGGTCTGAGTGGCAAAGGGACAGCACTGGCCCCTGCCGCGCTGCGTGTGGAGGCCCTGGGCTGGAGTTATCGGCCTGGAATGCTGGGCTGGGAACTCGGGCTCGGCCCGCGTGTGTTGGACTGTCAGCAGCGCCGTCTCACTGGAGAAGATTTCCAGCCCCCTCCGGGCCACGGAGAGGCCTAAATTTAGCTGGTAGACAAGAGGCTGGCCCCGAGCCCAGGGATGGTCAGGCCTTATAAAGCACCGGCAGTTGGGGTCCGGCACGCTCCCCGGAGCCTGCCGCCCGCACCCTCTCCCGTCCACCCTGCCCGCCTGGCCAGGGCCCGGCCGCCCACCCGTGGATGAGCCACAGGACCTCCTCCACCTTCAGAGCGGAGAGAAGCTTCCATTCCTCCTCGGCCTCCTCAGCCTCCCACGCCCTCCCGGCCCAGGACCCCCCGATGGAGAAGGCCCTGAGCATGTTCTCCGAGGATTTCGGCAGCTTCATGCGGCCCCGCTCGGAGCCCCTGGCCTTCCCAGGCAAGTGCTCTGGGAGGGGGAGATGCACAGGTAGGGGACACCTGCTGAGGGCACCTCTGAAAGTGGATGTGGTGCCGAGCTGCCGGGAGCAGGTGCTGCACAGCTGCAGCCACGTGTGGCCACCAGGACAGATGTGGCCATGAGAACAAGCAGGCCTCCTAGGAACACCTGTGGCCCAGGGGACAGCTGTGATGCCAATGGCCACAGAGGGACTGTGGCCAGGTCCTTGGTGGAGCCCTGGAGGGCTGGATGGGGTTGGGGGGTATGCATCCCCCAGCCTCCAGGCCTGGAGTGGGTTGCTCCAGAGGGTGTCACATCCATCTGTGCTGGGTGAGGCCCCCTCCCTCCATGGAAAAGGTGGGCTGCaagaggtgaggggtgggcaggggtTAGGAGCAACAGCTGGGTGGAGGTCAGGCCTGGGGGTGCTGCACCCTTTGCCCAGGAGCAGGAGCCAGAAACCCGGGTTCTGATGCAAGCCTGCGCTGGCTCAGCTCACAGCAGCCCTCTCCACAGCCCGTTCCGGGGGACCGGGCAACATCAAGACCCTCGGAGACGCCTATGAGTTTGCAGTGGACGTGAGCGACTTCTCACCTGAAGACATCATCGTCACCACCTCCAACAACCACATCGAGGTGCGGGCTGAGAAGGTGAGGCTTGCCCACCCCACCCGGACCCCGGGCTCCACCCCTGGACCCTTGGCCCAGTGTCCCCACGCCTGTGTCCCATCCTTGGACCCCAGACCCTGACCAGTGCCTTCCCCAACTCCACCAGGGCAAATGGCAGACCTGGTTCCTGTAGCCTGTGGGTCGTGGGTCCCCGTTCCTGCCTCTGTCTGCCCCAAGGCTCTCAGATCCTTTCTTCAGGAGCCAAGGGCAGCTGAGGGAGCCACGGGGGACTGGCGAGGGGTGGAAGGACGCAGGCGGGGGGCACCTGAGGAGTGAGGTGAGacgggagaggagaggagggagacagTGGTTAAGTGAGGACATCTCTTCTGGTGGGCATGCGCTCAGTTGGGGGGCTCCCCTAGGCAGCTGCGGGGGGAGCTCCCTCACATGACACCTCTCAAGCCCTCTTCCCTCCTGGACCcagaggccccgccccctcctcagGCCCCTGAGTTAGGCCCTGTAGTTCAGGGTCACACACACTCTGAACCCCACACTTCCTTTACCAACAGGTCTCGGGGTCACTGTGTCACTAGGGTCTCTGAGTCCCAGCTCCCAGGAGGCCTGCACTCAGGAGGAGGGTGTGGCCCGGCCTGAATGGGGATGCTGCCCCCAGCGGGCCACAGCCACAGCTGCCCTAGGAGAGGGTCTGCCCAAGGCTTCCTCTGGAGACCCCATAGCCCAGCTTCTTCCCCTGGCACCCCGCCAGGGAAGCCAAGGACTGTGGGCACTGGGACCAGTGGGCAGCACGTGCCAGCCCTGCCAGCCCTGCCAGTGACTCAGCCACCCCGGCCTCTTCTGGACACTATGTGCTGGCCGAGTCATGAGGGAGGGGCAGCTGGCCCGGCCCTGGTGGTGGACACTCCATGTGTCTGGGTGTCCAGGAGGGCTCTGCTCTGTTCTGTGCCATCTTCTCTTTGTTGCTCAGGAGGCCTagcttctgcctccctctctgagctcccTCCACCAAGCCCTTGCCTACCCCTCAGAACTGCCGCAGCTCCTCTCAGCCCCTCTGTGCCTGTCCTGCACTCAACCACCGccctggccagcccctcccccggGCCTCTGCACCCGAGAGCAGAACCCCTTGGCATGTGGGGGCCCAGCTGGGCTTAGACTGGGGAGAAGGGGCTGTGGCTGACATAAGTAGGATGGAGGTTGGGGGCAGCCTGGCTTGACCCATCACCCCTTCCCCAGCTGGCAGCGGATGGCACCGTCATGAACACCTTCGCTCACAAGTGCCAGCTGCCAGAGGACGTGGACCCCACATCCGTGACCTCGGCTCTGAGGGAGGACGGCAGCCTCACCATCCGGGCGCGACGCCACCCACACACAGAGCACGTCCAGCAGATCTTCCGGACGGAGATAAAAATCTGAGGGCCTCCCTTCCCTTGCCTTTCCCCACCTTGTCCCCACTGGCCTGCCAGAGGTTTTCCTAACCCCCTCATGACAGCCTCCAGGACATCTCAGCCCAGACTCCAGGCTCTGACACCCTGCAGACCCCAGGTGGGTCGTCCCCCCCAGTTAAGGTCTTCTGCTTTGCCCAAGGCAGCCCAGGGACCCCCCTTGCCTGACCCGTGGCCCCCAGATTCCAGATGTGCCCTCTTTCACTTAATCCAGAATAAAGGGATTGGGATGGGGAAAGGGCGATCCCAGAGAAGCCACTTTGGGGAATGGAGATTGGGATAGCAGGATCTCTGGGCAAATAATCTGCAGAACAGACAGACAGGCAATTCCTTTGATCTATGGAGTCTCTGCAAGGTAGGGCCAGGGGGACCGGGGACCTGGGGCTCCTTGGCGAGGGGCGtgggaaaggcagagggaaatCGCAAGCAGAGGTGCCTGTCTCAGCTGAACTGCCCAGGGGCACAGGGAGGCCAGGAGACAGCTGGGATGGAAAGTCTCCCCTCTGCCATCTCCAACCCCCAGACCAGCTGCCAGGCCGCCGGCCCACCTGGTGCCCCCAGCCAGCCAGCTGTGCCAGGGCAGGGCCACCTTGCGTCTGTATATATGGCGTTTTTCCAATACAGCTGGCTCGTGATAAACCGTGTGACGCTCCTGCTGTCTGCGACCTGCTCGTGCCCCCAGGCAAGGCtgactggggtggggggctggtcCTTCTCACCCCACCCAGAGGCCTGGGCTCCAGGGGGCTGCCTCCCGGGCAGACAGGTCACCCAACAGGTGGGAGAAAGCGTGGGGGGGGGGTGCTTTGGGACTTCAAACATGGACCCCAGCTTCTTGTCAACCTTCCCCTGTGGCCAGTGGCCTTTCCCATCCTTTCCCCTTTATGAATCTATAGGCTTGATGTGTGCATAGCCCccctacacacatgcatgcacgcacacacgcacgacACCTATCACTGTCCTTCAGATACTAAGTATTACCATTGGTTGAGGCCGAATTCAGAACATTCTAAAATCAGATCTACAGTCTCCATTTTTatcaatggggaaactgagtctctgaGCACCCAGCTTACTCACTGAAGGTCGAATTTGAACCCAGGGCATCGGAAGCTGCTCTCgcgccgccccccacccctctgTGCACTGGGGAGTGGTGACCCCCTTCTGCCCCTCGTGGCCTGTACACCCTGCCCCCACATCTTTCTGCTGGAGAATGCCTGCATCATAGGAAGAGCCCCCAACCCAGTTCCCTCCTGGTCCCTAGGCCAGGGTGGGGACCCCCTGTCGCCTTCACTCTGGGGAGCCCCAGCTGCCCCCAGTGACTGGGGCTCAGTCTCCCATATACAGAAGCAGGGGTGAGGGCAAAGGgccagcctctgccctctgcccctcttCGGCCAGAGGTCTTAGGGTGACCTCTTAGCCCCGCCGTTCAGGGGCCcttgggggatgggaggggagggggcatggGAGGGTCCTAGAATTGTACACTGCACACACAATAAACAACAGAATCACAGACTTCTGGAGAGCACCTGCGTCAAGTTCTCAAACAATGGGTGGGGCTGGAGGCCGGGTAGGGAATAAACAGAGGCCTTCCTTGAGATTGGGGCCTGGGTTCGGGGGGGGGGCCCGGGGGGGGGGTTGGATAGCTCGAGTAGAGCTCAAAGCCTCACAGAAATGTGGGTGTCCTTGGGCCTCCTCCCTTGACTTTCATATCCACCTGGGCAGGAATCCGGGAATTACTTCTGTAAAAAATCTTGCAGCACCTTCTCTTCCAACTGCCACCCCtgctaccacatgccaggcattgtCCCAGGCACAGGGACACTAGAGGTGGGCCTGCTGCACTGGGTAGCCTGCCCTCCTGAGGCCCATCTTGTACCAGATGGACTCTGGGGAccagagaggctgagtgactggcccagggtcacacagccccAGGGACAGAGTTGGGGTGGAACCTGGCTGGGGGGCTGGCTGGTTCAGGGAGTCTGGGTGCTCTCTGGCTGGACGCCCCACACCGCCAAGCAGTAGGAAATCAGAGTGCCTTCTGGGCGCTCCCCAGTGCAGCTCCGGCTGCAggcagaaggaggggaggggagagggggcgcGGTATTTCCAGCTTCCGTGACTCATTGATTCCACTGGGCTATTTGCAGCCCTGACACTCATCGTCGGGGAGTTGGCGGAGGAGCCAGACCAGCTTCCCCACTTCCTCGACCCCCACCTGGTCAGGCTCACCTTGGCTTCCCGACCCCAGCGGTGCCCCtccttggggtgggggggagggggcagggctagGCCGCGGGGAGCCGAGCCTGGAAAAGGGGGCCGCTCCCCAAGTGGCCGAAGGGGCCAAGtactccccaccccccacgccCCAGCAGCCCCCTCTCCAGATCGCGGGGTGGGGGGATGAGGGCTGCGCAGGGGCTAGAGCGGCCGCTGGGCACTGGGCACGTCCAGTCTGAGGCAGTCCCGCCAAGGTGACCCTGCGGAAGAGGAGGACTGGGAGGTGGGGACGGCAGGCAGTCTTTCATCGGCTCCGCCCCCGAGGCGCCTGGGCTGGCGGTGGCGCTGTCTCCTGCGCCCCCGACCCTTTCCAAGCTAAATATAGGCCTGGCTGcgggccccgcgccccgcccccacccactGAAGAATAATTATAGCGGCCTGGTTCATTGAAGGCCTAGTATGTGCCAAGCCACTGCTCATCCCCGCAACAATCCTGCAAGGTAGGTACCAAAGAGGACaaggaggttcagagaggtctagcaactggcccaaggtcacccagcttggAAGTGGCCCAAGGTCACCCGGCTTAGAAGTGCCATGGCTGGGCTTTGAATCCTTGACTGTGGCTCTAGAAAGCCCTCTGCTGGGTCAGCCCAGATCAGTGCCCCCACCACCAGGGGGCCAGGCAGCGCCCCTGCCCTGACCCTGGTGTCCTGTGCCAGGAAGGAGAATCCCTTCATCTGATAGTTTTTGGGGTGGGCCTGCGCGGGAGGCAGGGGAAGCTGAAAAGACACAGCCCTCTGGGACTAGAGACCTGTGGAAGGTCCAGGTCAGGTGGTGCCAGAGATGGTGAGGGGTGCAGAGGACCTCACAGGTTCCCTCACTTTTAAAGGCCTAGCCCAGGTCAAAGcctcctcctccagaaagccctccAGAACTACCAGCTCGGAGACGCAGACAGAGTACCCTCAGCCCAAAACTTGTCTTCAAACGAAACTCAAACTCAGATGAAAGGAACACATGCCCGAGGGTGGGGGCAGGCCCTGAGCCCCACTGCCCCCCATGTGGTTGGCCAGTTTGGCCAGTCCTGTGCCCTCAGGGAGTTACTCCAAACTCCTCAAGATATGACTGGGAGTGCTAGGCCCAGGGAGGGATAGGGCCTTGCCCAgcgtcacacagcaagtcagtggtGAAGATGAGAGGAAGACCCAGGGGGACCCTCAGGCCAGGGCTTCTCTACCAGACCAAGCCCCCACCCCCATGGCCCCCCTTCTCTGGCCCAGGAATCCCTGCCTCCCACATTGTACCCCCCAACTCCCCCTCCCCTCATCCGCTCCCCAGCCTGCCCTTCATCCCAGTTCTGCAATGGCAGAAGATGCCTCATCTGCCCTCTCGCTCCCAAGCCCGGCCTGGGAAAGGCgctaatatttacttatttgtaggACATTGAAAAAGGCTAGCAAGCCTCAGTGAAGAGCGGAGGGTCAGTTGTAGACTCTGGAGCCCCACCACCTGGTTTCAAATCCTGGGTCCGCTGCTtctgagctgtgtgatcttgagtaagTAACtgaacatctctgtgcctcagttgccctgtctgtaaaatggtgcTAATAGGATCTCCCTGCTAGGGTTGTTTTGTAATGCACGGAAAGGGCATGGCACATGGTAGCTAACCGTAGCTCACGGATGCCGTGCACTGAAGATGCCCCGTGGGCCTCAGCTGCTGTCATTTCATTTAGATTTGGATCTTGACATCCCCAGCTTCAGCCCCTGAGACTGGAGGGCAGAGGAGCTGCCTGGCGCCTGGAGGCCTGTCTCGGGGAAAAGCAGCAGCGACTTGAGTCTGCCCGACTGGGGCCGAGGCAGAGCCTGTGGACAGGGCAGGGAGCTGTTTACAGTCAGCACAGCTGGGCCACCCACAGCTGGCTGTGGCTCGTGTGCCAGCCGGCCAGGCCAGGCCCGGGCTCTGAGGCCCTCCACGGCCTGGACCAGGACAACCTTTCGTGGGAGTCTGGGGGCTACTAGACAGGGTGGGGGGGCCCTCTGGGGTGCCTCCCTGAAGGGCACAAAGCAGGGCTGTGGGCCCCAGGGAGccggagaggagagagcaggaccaaaaacctgcccctccctccctcccttcgcACACAATTCTCGaccacctattatgtgccaggccctttagggcactggggacacagtcCTGATCAAGCATGGCTGCCAACCTGGATACACATTCGCTTATTTGCACTTTCCCTCGCTGGTTCAATAACGTCCATGGAATAAGTAAAGTCTATTATTTATCGATTCATGCCCTCAGCAGATTTTCGGTAAGTCCCTACGGTGTGGTTGGTAGGTAAAGCTCTGGGGTCAGACTACCTCCATTTCGACCCTGGCTCTGcaacttaccagctgtgtgaccttgagccagtcgCTCACCCtgcccgagcctcagtttcttcatctgtaaaatgagatcgCGCCTCCCAGGACTGGGGTGACGAGACTGACTGAGCTATTCTCCTCCACCTGTGTGCTCGGCCTCAGCGAGCGCCCCGCTTCCCTCTTCAGCCCCCAGGCTCTCCCTACACACCGCCAGGCCCTAGGCTGGGTCTTGGAAAACGTTCCTTCttccccccttccctccctcaaCAGACAGAGAACCGGGTCACGATGCTGCGACTACAGGTGTGTGGTCACTCTGCCTGGGCAGCTCTGGATGTGGGCTCTGCCTCTTGCTAGTTGGTGACCTTGGGCATatcatttcctctctctgtgcctcagtttcctcatctgtaaagtgccAATAAAAACCATACTCACCTCTCATGTGGGTGGGGTGTGGTGTGAGAGGAACAGAGGTGGCATGGAATGCGTATGAAAATAGCAATAGTCATTATTCTAGATGAAAGGGTGttgggtaggggctggcccggtggcgcagcggttaagtgcacatgttctgcttcagcggcctggggttcgccagttcggatactgggtgcggacatggcaccgcttagcacgccatgctgtggtaggcgtcccacatataaagtagaggaagatgggcacggatgttagctcagggccagtctccctcagcaaaaagaggaggattggcagcagttagctcagggctaatcttcctcaaaaaaaaaaaaaaaaaggaaataaagaaaaaaagcaagtttgGTTTCTGAAAACAGGGCCCTGGCTGGGTCACTGGCCGGCTGGCTCCAGCGCTCCCGCTCTGGCCACAACAGGTGCCTCCAGTCTGGTGGTAGGGCGACACCTGCTGGTGCAAAGCTAGATGTGCAGCCACAGGCCTCACGCTTTTCCCTGAGGGTCTCAGACTCCCTTTGCCGGATGATGTCCTTGGGCTCTTCCAGTCCAGTGACTCTCCACCGGGGAGGAAAGTGGAGCGGGCACACGTGGTCTGGATTATGCTGTCACCGTCCCTCTAGTCCAAACCATAACCCCCTCACCTGGCTTCAAGTGTGGCCTCCTGagcttcctctctgccttctgaTTCCAGCAAGGGctccaggcatttttttttaaggcaggtCTGGTCTTGTCACTCTCTGCTTACAAGTCCCAACAGTCCCCAGCCTAGAATAAGATCTAAAGACCTCCGCGTGGCCTGCAAGGCCGCACGAGACGTGGTCCCTGCCACTTCTCTGGcctctctgttttgtgtgtgtgcacacgggAAGGTGAGCTCCTTTGTGGTGGGGCCTCGTCTGTCTTACCACTGCTCCATCCCAGGGTCTAGCCAAgaacccagcacacagtaggtgccaataaataattgttaaatgaatgaatgactattgCAGTCAGACTGAACGACTctggtccttcttcctggaaCCCTCGCCATCCCTGCCCCCTTGCCTTTGTATGGCTCACACACTGGTCAGATCTTAGTTTAGACGTCACTTCctgcaggaagccctccctgatctcCTCTCCCCAGAGTGGGCTGggccctctcctccagccccagcatcaTTCTGTGTGCTTTTACTGTTGCACTTATCAGATGCTCTGGCAATAAGCACCTCCTTTCTTGCCTCCCCCACCAggttgtgagctccttgaggacaggattATATCTGTTCTCTCTGGAtctgataccaaacctcttaatttCAAATTCGTGTGCCCAAGTCACAATAAGCCAGTCACTGAGACGTCAGTGCCTGGAGATGGTGACAGGTTTATTCATTCGAATTGTCCAAAACGAGAAGGGAGgatgggttctctcaaatccaccttaacaggagaagaaagcagggggtcttTATAGAGCCAAGGGGCTTGGGGGGAGgggtttcagagaaacaaaggggaattCCTGCTCCTTTCACTCCAGATACGCCCTTGGGCAACCAGACTTCTGGGCTCAGGCAGCTGGGGGCTGCTTATCTGGTGGTcctaacttccttgaaggcattctttttcttccccaagacCAGCTCATAAACcctgtgacccttgagtcacccatcaggttaaacaagaaaacagcaaattaaacaAGAtcaacttcttttcatctgtgtctttgttgggaacaaggtcgaagggtaatcattttttttttttttgaggaagattatccctgagctaacatctgccaccaagcctcctctttttttttttttttgctgaggaagactggccctgagctaacatctgtacccatcttcctctactttatatgtgggatgcctaccacagcatggcttgccaagtggtgccatgtccacacccaagatccgaaccggtgaaccccaggccaccgaagtggaacgtgtgcacttaaccgctgtgccaccaggccagcccctaatcatattcttattgaatatttacagtaaccctcaggtacctggcttccaATCCCCTCTGCCTAGAAGATACCTTGCCAAGATGAGAGGCCATCTGCCCCACGGTTAGGAGCAAGAACTGGAGCACCAGCCTTGGCTGGGTTCTAATCCCAACTGTTCCAGTCTGTCAGAACTCGAGTGCGttcctcaacctctctgtgcctcagttccctaaTCTGTGAAATGCGTACAAAAATAGTGCTTCCTCGTACTGTCACTGTGAGGATGTCTTTTCCCTGGCACAGGGCAAATGGCCAATACGTGTTAGCCACCAGTGTTTGTCGGAAACTAGGAAAATAGTCattgaataaat
This genomic interval carries:
- the HSPB7 gene encoding heat shock protein beta-7 yields the protein MSHRTSSTFRAERSFHSSSASSASHALPAQDPPMEKALSMFSEDFGSFMRPRSEPLAFPARSGGPGNIKTLGDAYEFAVDVSDFSPEDIIVTTSNNHIEVRAEKLAADGTVMNTFAHKCQLPEDVDPTSVTSALREDGSLTIRARRHPHTEHVQQIFRTEIKI